A genome region from endosymbiont of Acanthamoeba sp. UWC8 includes the following:
- the nuoK gene encoding NADH-quinone oxidoreductase subunit NuoK, translating into MKTMLFGNIGLNHYLTLSTILFVIGVCGIFINRKSIITILMSIELMLLAVNINFVTFSVVLNDYYGQIFTIFILTVAAAEAAIGLAILVVYFRNKGDIDVESVKAMKG; encoded by the coding sequence ATGAAGACAATGTTATTCGGAAATATCGGTTTAAATCATTATTTAACCTTATCAACAATTTTATTTGTTATCGGAGTATGCGGGATATTCATTAACCGCAAAAGTATTATCACTATTTTAATGTCAATCGAGCTTATGCTGCTCGCGGTTAATATTAACTTCGTGACCTTCTCGGTAGTGCTTAATGATTATTACGGGCAAATTTTTACTATATTTATACTGACCGTGGCAGCGGCGGAAGCGGCGATCGGGCTTGCAATACTAGTCGTTTACTTTAGGAATAAAGGTGACATTGACGTTGAATCAGTTAAAGCGATGAAAGGGTAG
- a CDS encoding ankyrin repeat domain-containing protein, with product MKRKLISKDHDNSRLLIDAIKEENWVKAKKIIKNADTNKQDSKGWTPLMLILDSTVPKLSLFVEILKKNDTNINIQNRDGDTTLIIAARKGNTKAVEMLFKYKPDIDINIINKLGDDAFISAILSGEIGTVKLIFEAGYKELHNIYYDEEHESFTVLTRAARLNFTEAIEFLIAKGADVNFPSNEETALTVAAQYGCCEALSILLGYGANVEITDHNGNTALILAADNGHEDIVNKLISAEANVNYQDDEGRTALMLAAEKGYIQIVGDLLNAKANPNLQDHYGNTALMLISNCDNMKIGREITQTLITHSANLDLQNEDKWTALMLALENDHFSIAKIYIEEGADVNISDEKNYTALIYAMQNNANNSLVELIIAKADDETKLNALMYAIENDLENIAQLLIAKIVNINEQINNTTPLIEAVRFGRLKIINQLIIAGAALNEQDAFGKTALIYAYEKNYNKIFEILIKAGAKISDEIREVLKNKQNKDTLLASDTPTSTVANLKKEKPNYLINTIAYVPYHEEDLEELSSDEELDGEFTEEMFNFNPGNLETMPYRAIKTLPKNQIQDKLEDASAGTLLRGNVPIKKERIKEHDLLSDKYPKSTVIEPFLQKLAEQAFNDPNESNQNRFAVSFALNRPRSLSTRRNHCLFREMSIQVGSEISHEKFGMFWDFHWYDSNGKPVVYHIVRSFYKQLKRYDEEKAESFRTINEDGIKHKVPYQALRERLRIHENTKNYVKYFREIAPNAPIYFSFIDIDVVSFNNIYTAYDQIYMESTSLPTIMTTGYEFPSRLEDLPININQETKEMMPALSFISQLDRAIRIAVAKILPCRVYYPEPNTCVLLSNNESTLPESFVAEDNAGRQKGDMESVHLLRNIIKSRSNIAIIFSDKNPIITTIPDRCTRNGKGFIQFSSDFKAGGSPSMDDLKLIRQPIVSQSHCADQTWANNMVMIEEFSIEEGIDKGWGDKKRNIIGLKTVLKEAFKKGNPLFFKSIEEIKELDPESINPPVIEEGIFCEEEDVEKIKEAVQATHKTITVILKNHLFRTRDHLETELVSLDNMEIEEQRVSSSQFSTFSVNRRFETQCSNTSQRGK from the coding sequence ATGAAAAGAAAGTTAATTTCAAAAGACCACGACAATAGTCGATTGCTCATAGATGCTATTAAGGAAGAAAATTGGGTTAAAGCTAAGAAAATTATCAAAAATGCAGATACTAATAAACAAGACTCTAAAGGTTGGACCCCCTTAATGCTAATTCTTGATAGTACTGTACCAAAATTAAGTTTGTTTGTAGAAATACTTAAAAAGAATGATACCAATATTAACATTCAGAATAGAGACGGTGACACAACTTTAATAATTGCTGCAAGGAAAGGAAACACTAAAGCAGTTGAAATGCTGTTTAAATATAAACCTGATATTGATATTAATATTATAAATAAGCTAGGCGATGATGCTTTTATTTCAGCTATTCTTTCCGGAGAAATTGGTACAGTTAAACTTATATTTGAAGCTGGATATAAAGAATTACATAATATATATTATGATGAAGAACATGAAAGTTTTACCGTTTTAACCCGTGCAGCACGCTTGAATTTTACAGAAGCAATTGAGTTTTTAATTGCTAAAGGAGCCGATGTGAACTTTCCTAGTAATGAAGAAACTGCTTTAACGGTTGCCGCACAATATGGGTGCTGTGAGGCTTTATCAATATTACTTGGATATGGAGCAAATGTAGAAATTACAGACCATAATGGTAACACTGCTTTAATTTTAGCAGCCGACAATGGTCATGAAGATATAGTAAATAAACTAATCAGTGCTGAGGCCAATGTTAATTATCAAGATGATGAGGGTAGAACTGCTTTAATGCTTGCTGCTGAAAAAGGCTATATACAAATAGTTGGAGATCTTCTTAATGCTAAAGCAAATCCTAACCTACAAGATCATTATGGAAATACTGCTTTAATGCTTATTTCAAATTGTGATAATATGAAAATTGGTAGAGAAATAACACAAACTCTTATTACCCATTCAGCTAATCTAGATTTGCAAAATGAGGACAAATGGACTGCACTAATGCTTGCTCTTGAAAATGATCATTTTAGCATAGCAAAAATATATATTGAGGAGGGAGCAGATGTAAATATATCGGATGAAAAGAATTATACAGCATTAATTTATGCTATGCAAAATAACGCAAACAATAGTCTAGTCGAACTAATAATAGCTAAAGCAGATGATGAAACAAAACTTAATGCTTTAATGTATGCAATAGAAAACGATCTAGAAAATATCGCGCAACTCCTTATTGCAAAGATAGTAAATATCAATGAACAAATTAATAACACCACTCCTTTAATCGAAGCTGTTAGATTCGGTCGTCTAAAAATTATTAATCAACTAATTATAGCTGGTGCTGCGTTGAATGAGCAAGATGCGTTTGGTAAAACAGCCTTAATATACGCTTATGAAAAAAATTATAATAAAATTTTTGAAATATTAATTAAGGCTGGAGCAAAGATTAGTGATGAAATAAGAGAGGTTTTAAAAAATAAACAAAATAAAGACACATTATTGGCTAGTGATACACCTACCTCCACAGTTGCTAATCTAAAAAAGGAGAAACCTAATTACCTAATAAATACAATAGCATATGTACCTTACCATGAGGAAGATTTAGAAGAGCTTTCTTCAGATGAAGAATTAGATGGAGAATTTACCGAAGAAATGTTTAATTTCAATCCTGGAAATCTTGAGACTATGCCATATAGAGCAATTAAAACTTTACCAAAAAATCAAATTCAGGACAAATTAGAAGATGCATCGGCAGGTACACTTTTAAGAGGAAATGTTCCTATTAAAAAAGAGAGGATTAAAGAACATGACTTATTATCTGATAAATATCCAAAAAGTACAGTTATAGAACCATTTTTGCAAAAACTTGCTGAACAAGCATTTAATGACCCTAATGAATCTAATCAAAACCGCTTTGCTGTCAGCTTTGCTTTAAATAGACCTCGCTCTTTGAGTACGAGAAGAAATCACTGCCTATTTAGAGAAATGAGCATACAGGTAGGCAGTGAAATATCTCATGAGAAATTTGGGATGTTTTGGGATTTTCATTGGTATGATAGTAATGGTAAGCCTGTAGTATACCATATAGTAAGAAGCTTCTATAAACAACTCAAAAGGTATGATGAAGAAAAAGCTGAATCTTTTAGAACTATAAATGAAGATGGAATAAAGCATAAAGTACCATATCAAGCTCTAAGAGAGAGATTAAGAATTCATGAAAATACTAAAAACTATGTAAAATATTTTAGAGAAATTGCTCCTAACGCACCTATCTATTTTAGTTTCATTGATATTGATGTTGTAAGCTTTAATAATATATATACAGCATATGATCAAATATACATGGAATCAACTTCATTACCTACAATTATGACAACAGGTTATGAGTTCCCTTCTAGGCTAGAAGATTTGCCGATTAATATAAACCAAGAGACAAAAGAAATGATGCCAGCTTTAAGCTTTATAAGCCAGCTTGATAGAGCGATTAGAATAGCTGTAGCAAAAATCCTTCCTTGTAGAGTATATTATCCTGAACCCAATACTTGTGTATTACTATCTAATAACGAGTCGACATTGCCGGAATCATTTGTGGCGGAGGACAATGCTGGCAGACAAAAAGGTGATATGGAATCAGTTCATTTATTAAGAAACATAATAAAAAGCAGGTCTAATATAGCAATTATATTTAGTGATAAAAACCCTATTATAACAACTATACCTGATAGATGTACTAGAAATGGTAAAGGGTTTATTCAATTCAGCTCAGATTTTAAAGCAGGAGGTTCTCCTTCAATGGATGATTTGAAACTTATAAGACAACCAATAGTGTCACAATCACATTGTGCAGATCAAACATGGGCTAATAATATGGTTATGATTGAAGAATTTTCAATAGAAGAAGGTATAGATAAAGGTTGGGGCGACAAAAAGAGAAATATAATAGGTTTAAAAACAGTACTAAAAGAGGCTTTCAAAAAGGGGAATCCATTATTCTTCAAAAGTATAGAAGAGATTAAAGAACTTGATCCCGAATCTATAAATCCTCCTGTAATAGAAGAGGGTATTTTCTGTGAAGAAGAGGATGTAGAAAAAATTAAGGAAGCTGTACAAGCAACACATAAAACAATAACAGTAATTTTAAAAAACCATTTGTTCCGAACCAGAGATCATTTGGAAACAGAATTAGTTAGCCTGGATAACATGGAAATAGAAGAGCAAAGAGTAAGCTCTTCTCAATTCTCAACTTTTTCTGTAAACAGAAGGTTTGAGACACAATGCAGTAATACTTCTCAAAGAGGTAAATAA
- a CDS encoding NADH-quinone oxidoreductase subunit M, with amino-acid sequence MNSFPILTVLILLPLIGAALIFITNNEKKSLLLIKSLALITTLIEFIVSLYVWGLYDPNNASLQFVEKKAWIDGYNVHYSLGIDGISIFFVLLTTFLLPICILAGWNSIKKRVKEYMINFLVLEALVIGTFCAADILLFFIFFEAVLIPMFLIIGVWGGEKKVYAAFKFFLYTFFGSVFLLISFIFIYYHTDTTDIFELYDILPTYTLEVQKWLWLGMFISFAVKVPMWPVHTWLPDAHVQAPTSGSVILAGVLLKLGGYGFLRFSLPMLPEASHYFADMVIILSIIAVIYTSLVALMQEDMKKLIAYSSVAHMGFVTAGIFAFTQQGIEGAVFQMVSHGLVSGALFLCVGVVYDRMHTKEIAFYSGLTSLMPKFALVFMVFMLASVALPGTSGFVGEFLVLLGVFEANKIYGALVATGMVLGAAYMLWLYARIMFGEVKNEKLALISDLDKREVAAFLPLLFLVIILGIYPKVITKNITSSVEVLKDIVDQSAINDINDTNY; translated from the coding sequence ATGAATAGTTTTCCGATTTTAACAGTTTTAATTTTGCTTCCGCTTATCGGAGCTGCTTTAATCTTTATTACTAATAACGAAAAAAAATCCTTATTACTTATAAAGTCTCTTGCCCTTATCACCACACTTATAGAGTTCATAGTCTCGCTTTACGTATGGGGGTTATATGACCCTAATAACGCTTCTTTACAATTTGTAGAGAAAAAAGCTTGGATAGATGGTTATAATGTTCATTATTCGCTTGGTATTGACGGGATATCAATATTCTTTGTTCTGCTTACGACATTTTTACTTCCTATTTGTATTCTTGCCGGTTGGAATAGCATTAAGAAGCGCGTAAAAGAGTATATGATTAATTTTTTAGTATTGGAAGCATTAGTAATTGGTACCTTCTGTGCAGCGGATATTCTTTTGTTCTTTATATTCTTTGAAGCTGTTCTAATTCCTATGTTTTTAATTATCGGTGTTTGGGGCGGAGAAAAAAAAGTTTATGCTGCATTCAAATTTTTTCTTTATACTTTTTTCGGTTCGGTGTTTCTATTGATCTCTTTTATATTTATATATTATCACACCGATACAACCGACATATTTGAGTTATATGATATACTTCCCACCTATACTTTAGAAGTGCAGAAATGGTTATGGCTCGGGATGTTTATTTCTTTTGCGGTAAAAGTTCCGATGTGGCCGGTTCACACCTGGCTTCCTGATGCGCACGTACAAGCTCCGACTTCAGGATCGGTAATATTGGCGGGTGTATTATTAAAATTAGGCGGGTACGGGTTTTTAAGATTTTCTTTACCTATGCTTCCCGAGGCATCTCACTATTTCGCCGATATGGTGATAATTCTAAGTATTATTGCTGTAATATATACTTCACTTGTTGCATTGATGCAGGAAGATATGAAAAAGTTAATCGCTTACTCTTCGGTCGCCCATATGGGCTTTGTAACTGCCGGCATTTTCGCTTTCACGCAACAGGGAATTGAAGGAGCAGTATTTCAGATGGTTAGTCATGGTTTGGTCTCAGGTGCTCTATTCCTTTGTGTAGGAGTAGTTTATGATAGAATGCACACCAAAGAAATCGCATTTTATAGTGGATTAACCAGCTTAATGCCTAAATTTGCACTTGTGTTTATGGTTTTTATGCTTGCTTCCGTTGCGCTCCCCGGTACCTCAGGGTTTGTTGGGGAATTTTTAGTATTACTCGGTGTATTTGAAGCAAATAAAATTTATGGTGCATTAGTTGCCACGGGAATGGTTTTGGGAGCCGCGTATATGTTATGGCTCTATGCAAGAATAATGTTTGGAGAAGTAAAAAATGAAAAGCTTGCCTTGATTTCCGATTTGGATAAAAGGGAAGTTGCCGCATTTCTTCCACTCTTGTTCCTGGTTATTATTTTAGGGATTTATCCTAAGGTTATAACTAAAAATATCACAAGCTCCGTTGAGGTGCTGAAAGATATTGTAGACCAAAGTGCTATAAATGATATAAATGATACAAACTATTAA
- a CDS encoding NADH-quinone oxidoreductase subunit J, with translation MQELVFYSFAILIVLSALMVVSVKNPVHAVLFLIFAFFNAAGLFILIGAEYIAMTLVIVYVGAVMVLFLFVIMMLDVDFAVLKQGFLKTMPLAVVLGIIIFVELFYAIKASDNIAFNSPLLLDPNIPNTQALGLRIYTEYFFAFQVSGLILLVAMIGAIVLTIRHEKRVRRQNIHTQITRKKEDTVKLVNVKVGEGVDI, from the coding sequence ATGCAAGAGCTAGTATTTTATTCTTTTGCCATATTGATTGTGCTTTCTGCGCTGATGGTGGTTAGTGTTAAAAACCCGGTGCATGCAGTGCTATTTTTAATTTTTGCATTTTTTAATGCAGCCGGATTATTTATATTAATCGGTGCAGAGTATATAGCAATGACCTTGGTTATAGTTTATGTAGGAGCAGTCATGGTGCTTTTCTTATTCGTTATCATGATGCTTGATGTTGATTTTGCAGTTCTTAAGCAAGGGTTTCTTAAAACTATGCCGCTTGCTGTCGTGCTCGGGATAATTATTTTTGTCGAGCTTTTTTATGCTATAAAAGCATCTGATAATATTGCATTTAACTCTCCCCTCCTTTTGGATCCTAACATTCCTAATACCCAAGCTTTAGGGCTTAGAATATATACAGAGTATTTCTTTGCTTTTCAGGTTTCAGGGTTAATTTTACTTGTAGCTATGATCGGTGCAATCGTGCTTACCATAAGACATGAAAAGAGAGTAAGACGGCAAAACATACATACACAAATAACCAGGAAAAAAGAAGATACGGTTAAACTTGTAAACGTAAAAGTCGGAGAAGGAGTGGATATTTAA
- the rsmI gene encoding 16S rRNA (cytidine(1402)-2'-O)-methyltransferase: MYEHKINKKNEFSSISNALFIIATPIGNLEDITLRALDTLKKVNLILCEDTRVTQKLLSAYQINTKCFQFDDHASDNKIEKCLTLIEQGQSIALVSDAGTPILSDPGYKLVNKAMERGIKVESLPGACSLINALVLSGFKSLKFSFLGFLPHEKAAKEKTLLEYKKFETTLIFFESPRRLLDTLETASRIFPTSQVCVAREMTKRFEEITRGDFTSLINHYSSKDEIRGEIVVLIETEADKEIDEQHIKELLKSLLRQKTSLKDAVAEISNSFGVDKK, translated from the coding sequence ATGTACGAGCATAAGATAAATAAAAAAAATGAATTTTCAAGCATATCTAACGCTTTGTTTATAATTGCTACTCCGATCGGCAATCTTGAGGATATTACTTTAAGAGCTTTAGATACTTTAAAAAAAGTTAATCTTATATTATGTGAAGATACCAGGGTTACGCAAAAGTTGCTTTCCGCTTATCAAATTAACACTAAATGCTTCCAATTTGATGACCATGCTTCAGATAATAAAATCGAGAAGTGCCTTACCCTCATTGAACAAGGCCAGTCAATCGCTCTGGTTTCTGATGCAGGTACTCCCATTCTTTCCGATCCCGGCTATAAGCTCGTTAATAAAGCGATGGAACGCGGCATAAAAGTGGAATCTCTGCCTGGAGCATGTTCATTGATTAATGCCTTAGTTTTAAGCGGATTCAAAAGCTTAAAATTTTCTTTTTTAGGATTTTTACCGCATGAAAAGGCTGCCAAAGAAAAAACTTTATTGGAATATAAAAAATTTGAAACCACTTTAATCTTTTTTGAAAGTCCCAGACGATTGCTTGATACCTTGGAAACTGCAAGTAGAATATTCCCTACCTCACAAGTATGTGTAGCGCGGGAAATGACCAAAAGGTTTGAAGAGATTACCAGAGGTGATTTCACATCACTGATTAATCATTATTCCTCAAAAGATGAAATAAGAGGAGAAATAGTAGTATTAATAGAAACTGAAGCCGATAAAGAAATAGATGAGCAACATATTAAAGAGTTATTAAAATCACTCTTGCGACAGAAAACTAGCTTAAAAGATGCTGTTGCAGAAATTTCAAACTCTTTTGGCGTTGACAAAAAATAA
- the nuoL gene encoding NADH-quinone oxidoreductase subunit L translates to MSLELYAILLVFSPLVAAAIVGFNTRIISDYSAQAITCSGVIISALCAGMLFKSVALDGAIVHIKLLEWIKSGNFIVDWSIYIDVLTSMMLLLITSVSALVHIYSIGYMSHDAHKPRFMAYLSLFTFCMIMLVCADNLVQLFFGWEGVGLSSYLLISFWYKRESASSAAMKAFLVNRVGDFGFALGIFLIYLTFGSVEFSQIFPQIPGKLNQTIPFMGCEVSTITVICLLLFIGCMGKSAQLGLHTWLPDAMEGPTPVSALIHAATMVTAGVFLTARCSPLFEHSEVALNVITVVGAFTCIFAATVALVQTDIKKIIAYSTCSQLGYMFFASGVSAYAAGVFHLLTHGFFKALLFLSAGSVIHAMSDEQNINKMGGIRKLIPFTFVMMWIGSLALGGIYPFAGFYSKDIILESAYAAGSIYGKTAYWLGISAAVLTAFYSWRLLILVFQGKTRASKEVISHVHESPLSMTVPLLILAVGAVFAGYIGYNTLDIVNPNGEFWRSSIVWLEHHNTLEKAHHVEAWVKWLPLFAGIFGIFTAYVLYMFAPNLPNQIQRTFSGVYKFLFNKWYFDELYNVLFVKSSKLLGLKLWKIADARIVDSIPNGAALTSYRFARVVSFLQTGYIYHYALVMLLGLVLLLTWSLIRI, encoded by the coding sequence ATGAGCTTAGAGTTATATGCAATACTATTAGTTTTTTCTCCTCTCGTTGCAGCAGCTATTGTCGGGTTTAATACGCGTATAATAAGCGATTATTCAGCGCAAGCAATTACCTGTAGCGGAGTAATTATTTCAGCATTATGTGCAGGGATGCTTTTTAAATCAGTGGCTTTAGATGGTGCGATAGTTCATATTAAGCTTCTGGAATGGATTAAGAGTGGCAATTTTATAGTTGACTGGTCTATTTATATAGATGTGCTGACTTCAATGATGCTCTTATTAATTACTTCAGTTTCCGCTCTAGTACATATCTACTCGATCGGATATATGAGTCATGATGCACATAAGCCGAGGTTTATGGCATACCTTTCTTTATTCACTTTCTGTATGATTATGTTAGTTTGTGCCGATAATCTGGTGCAGCTTTTTTTCGGATGGGAAGGAGTAGGGTTAAGTTCTTATCTTTTAATCAGCTTTTGGTATAAACGTGAGAGTGCAAGCTCAGCAGCAATGAAAGCTTTCCTGGTAAATAGAGTAGGAGACTTCGGTTTTGCGCTTGGAATATTTTTAATTTATCTGACCTTCGGAAGTGTGGAATTTTCGCAAATATTTCCGCAGATTCCGGGAAAGTTAAATCAGACGATTCCCTTTATGGGCTGTGAAGTAAGTACTATTACCGTGATATGCTTGTTATTGTTTATCGGATGCATGGGTAAATCCGCGCAGCTCGGCTTGCATACATGGTTGCCCGATGCTATGGAAGGGCCTACTCCGGTTTCTGCGCTTATTCACGCTGCAACCATGGTAACAGCCGGTGTATTCTTAACTGCAAGGTGTTCGCCTCTTTTTGAGCATTCAGAGGTTGCGCTAAATGTAATAACTGTAGTTGGAGCATTTACTTGTATTTTTGCTGCAACCGTGGCATTGGTGCAAACTGATATTAAAAAGATTATTGCTTACTCAACCTGTAGCCAACTCGGCTATATGTTTTTTGCAAGCGGAGTTTCCGCATATGCCGCCGGTGTATTTCATCTGCTTACCCACGGATTCTTTAAAGCCTTACTCTTCTTGAGCGCGGGAAGTGTGATCCATGCAATGAGTGATGAGCAAAATATTAATAAAATGGGTGGTATTCGGAAATTAATACCTTTTACCTTTGTTATGATGTGGATTGGTTCTCTTGCTTTGGGCGGAATATATCCGTTTGCAGGGTTTTATTCTAAAGATATTATATTAGAATCAGCTTATGCAGCAGGATCTATCTATGGGAAAACTGCCTACTGGCTTGGGATTAGCGCGGCTGTACTTACGGCTTTTTACTCTTGGCGCTTATTAATTTTAGTATTTCAAGGTAAAACTAGAGCGAGTAAAGAAGTTATTTCTCACGTGCATGAATCTCCGCTTTCTATGACGGTTCCGTTACTTATTCTGGCGGTAGGTGCTGTATTTGCAGGATATATCGGATATAATACACTCGATATAGTAAACCCGAACGGGGAATTCTGGAGGAGCTCAATTGTTTGGCTTGAGCATCATAACACTTTAGAGAAAGCTCATCACGTTGAAGCATGGGTGAAATGGTTACCACTTTTTGCAGGTATATTCGGAATTTTTACGGCATATGTTCTTTACATGTTTGCACCTAATCTACCTAACCAAATTCAAAGAACATTTAGTGGAGTATACAAATTCTTATTTAACAAATGGTATTTTGATGAGCTGTATAATGTGCTGTTTGTAAAATCTTCCAAGTTGCTCGGATTAAAACTATGGAAGATAGCAGATGCAAGAATAGTTGATAGTATACCGAACGGAGCAGCGCTAACTTCATATAGATTTGCAAGAGTGGTAAGCTTTTTGCAGACCGGTTATATTTACCACTATGCACTTGTAATGCTTTTAGGGCTTGTATTATTATTAACATGGTCACTTATTAGGATTTGA
- a CDS encoding penicillin-binding protein activator, with product MLKKIFIVLSLLTLSGCTSNNVDNKQVELQPIPEKNVSENQRRLDVALLLPLSGEHTEIGDNMLQATRLALHELKVSQVDINPIDIGSDIAHPEEILNLLDEKKYDIIIGPIFSHHTKVIYSYAYKHQIPLISFSNDISLLNNEGLFLIGIMPDQVINRVVNYAALEGYNKLFGLLPENRYGLYVENILKNNAEEGNYQVIDIARYIHSPDTVLTNAQNALTIIKAAILKQAAVEGNNTKSFALLMPEGGEFTYEITKDMYDWAEENKIKLKFLGSPQWDNKKLVSAKHLNGAWIAAAPNLHLKNFEQRFYDNNSAEPFKISALAYDAAALLAVLSTKDNILEALLDDGGFQGASGIFRFKKDGSNERMLSIFEIEKGELKEIDPAGSNF from the coding sequence ATGTTGAAGAAAATTTTTATAGTTTTATCCTTATTAACACTATCCGGCTGTACTAGCAATAATGTTGATAATAAACAAGTTGAACTTCAACCCATCCCGGAAAAAAATGTTTCAGAAAACCAACGAAGATTAGATGTTGCTCTTCTCCTACCGCTCTCAGGGGAGCATACCGAGATAGGTGATAACATGCTGCAAGCTACCCGATTGGCTCTTCATGAATTAAAAGTAAGCCAAGTTGATATCAACCCGATCGATATCGGAAGCGATATAGCTCATCCGGAAGAAATTTTAAATTTATTGGATGAAAAAAAATATGATATTATTATAGGGCCTATATTTTCCCATCATACCAAAGTAATTTACAGTTATGCTTACAAGCATCAAATCCCGCTTATTTCCTTTTCAAATGATATTAGTTTATTAAATAATGAGGGATTATTTTTGATCGGGATAATGCCTGATCAAGTTATTAACAGAGTTGTAAATTACGCTGCACTGGAAGGATATAATAAGCTCTTCGGATTGTTGCCTGAGAACAGATATGGCTTATATGTTGAAAACATTCTTAAAAACAATGCGGAAGAAGGTAATTATCAAGTTATAGATATAGCTAGATATATTCATTCTCCTGATACCGTCTTAACAAATGCTCAAAATGCTTTAACTATAATTAAAGCTGCTATATTGAAGCAAGCGGCAGTTGAAGGAAATAATACAAAAAGCTTTGCCCTTCTAATGCCTGAGGGGGGAGAATTTACCTATGAAATTACAAAAGATATGTATGATTGGGCAGAAGAAAATAAAATTAAATTAAAATTCCTCGGATCCCCGCAATGGGATAATAAAAAACTGGTTTCAGCAAAACATTTAAACGGTGCTTGGATTGCAGCCGCTCCGAATTTACATTTAAAAAATTTCGAACAACGATTCTATGATAACAATAGCGCAGAACCATTCAAGATATCAGCTCTTGCTTATGATGCAGCAGCATTACTTGCGGTGCTATCAACTAAAGATAATATTTTAGAAGCTTTGTTGGATGATGGCGGGTTTCAAGGGGCTTCCGGTATCTTCAGATTTAAAAAAGACGGTAGCAATGAAAGAATGCTTTCTATATTTGAAATCGAAAAAGGTGAATTGAAGGAAATTGATCCCGCTGGCTCAAATTTTTAA
- a CDS encoding DUF2795 domain-containing protein, producing MVKDTKDGRVEGGKKTSEGGRGDPEKASPAAVERYLKGIHYPAGKADLEKTAKENGAPSDVLSVLSRFDDKEYKSPIDIAKEVGNVE from the coding sequence ATGGTAAAAGATACAAAAGACGGAAGAGTTGAAGGCGGGAAAAAAACTAGCGAGGGTGGCAGGGGTGATCCTGAAAAAGCAAGCCCTGCTGCCGTTGAGCGTTATCTTAAAGGGATTCATTATCCTGCCGGCAAAGCGGATCTTGAAAAAACTGCTAAGGAAAACGGGGCTCCCTCAGATGTATTAAGTGTTTTAAGCCGCTTTGATGATAAAGAGTACAAAAGCCCGATTGATATTGCAAAAGAAGTGGGCAACGTTGAATAA